The DNA window CAGCTTACGGGTGACTTCGCCGGATTCGTTGAAAGGTGTCTATGAATGCGCGATTGGAAACTTTGGGGTTCCGCAGTACGGTGGAACCATGGTCGGGACTGTGGTTCATCCGAAAGCGAATCAAAAAGCATGCAAGAGCTTCGACGAGGTTGATTTGTCTTTCAAATCGAAGCCAGGAGGCCTTCCAATCTTCCTTCTCGCTGATAGAGGAGGTAACCTTTGTTAATTTGATGTTTAGGACTGTACTTTTGTGCTCTGTTTAGTTTTAACGGATGCTTTTGATCAAATAGTTTCTCTTTTTATGCCAAAGCAATTAAAACCTGCTGTGGTTGATCTCTCTGTTtttgtgtttcattttttagtGATTTTAAATATGGTTCTCCGATTGTTCATTAGTTCCCTACTTATTTCAGCTAATGATTGGTCTATTGAATCTTAAGATTAGATACAGGTGCTGGTAGCCTGGCTATTATTGCGTTTTTAACTTCATTTTACGTATAGGGTTGCTTGTAAGTtgctttaaatttcatttctttatttggtATCCGGGCTCTAGATGTTTTACTCTAGTTAAATGCCCTTAAACTCTCTGGATCATGGTAAGGAAATCTATTTTCTGGTTGTCAAATTCGATTATCTGGGTCCTTTGGATTGGTTGTAGTTTGGATTGCCGAGCTTTATGGTAGATGTTGTTCCTAGTGATTGTCATGCATGGCTTTTCAAAACCCTCTTGCAGCCTATCTTCTTACTGGTAAGGTCGCAATGTTCGCAGATTGTTACTTCACGTTGAAAGCATGGAATGCACAGAAGGCTGGGGCAGCTGCTATTCTTGTCACAGATGACAAGATAGAACCTTTGATCACCATGGACACCCCAGAAGAGGAGGATTCGAGAGCTGATTATCTGCAGAACATCAACATTCCCTCTGCACTTATAAGCAAGACACTTGGGGACAGCATCAAGAAAGCTATATCATCTGGGGAAATGATTAACATAAACTTGGATTGGAGGGAGGCACTGCCTCACCCAGATGACCGGGTTGAATATGAATTCTGGACAAATAGCAACGATGAATGTGGGCCTAAGTGTGACAGCCAAATTGAGTTTGTCAAGAACTTCAAAGGAGCAGCTCAGATTCTTGAGAAGGGAGGTTACACTCAGTTTACTCCACACTACATCACTTGGTATTGCCCAGATGCTTTTAGTTTGAGCAAGCAGTGCAAGTCTCAGTGCATCAACCATGGGAGGTACTGTGCGCCAGATCCTGAACAAGACTTCAGTAGAGGCTACGATGGAAAGGACGTTGTCGTTCAGAATTTGCGGCAGGTTTGTGTGTTTAAGGTTGCAAATGAAAGCGGCAAACCATGGCTTTGGTGGGATTATGTTACTGACTTTTCAATCCGGTGCCCaatgaaagagaagaagtaTACCAAGGAGTGTGCAGAAAAAGTCATCAAGTCTCTTGGTAACTTTTAAACTTTATTCATActtattaaaggaaaaaaaattagaaaaagaaaaaggagaatgtGCATCTGTGCCAATTGAATGTTCTTATAAGTGGTATCCCTTGGATACTCTTTCTTGACCTTGTGCAGAAAGAACCATGATAAAATTCTCATTAATCTGGGGTGTCTTGTTTTGTGACTTATTTCTAGCTTTTTGAGCTGATTTGGACTGTCCAGTCTGTCCTTCCCCACTCCCATGCCCAAATGTTGAATGTCAGGATATCTGGGTGTATGATTTTCAGGATATAACATTGCCAGTGTCTGAATTGCCTTGGGTTATTTCCATGTGTAGTATGCATGTACATTATGGTTTGGAATGATTTTCTGGCATTTACTCTCCGTGTGTGACATTTCTCACAGCTCTGTCTGGTTTTTCCAAAGGAACTTTATAGTACTACATGAGTTTTCCTTTCGCTTTGCCAAGTCAAAACTGGAAATTGGGAAATCATGTTTTCTGGTTTAACTTAGTTTCTGATACTTTATGTCGTAATTTACTTGGTAATTTGTGGGTTGGAAGCACTTGTGTATGAATATTTGAAGTTGCATAAGATGAATCCTTATGTGGGTTACTTCTTATGGTGGATGACTATATGTTTTTTAACAGGTCTTGATCTCAACAAGATAGACAAATGTATTGGAGACCCTGAAGCAGATGAGGAGAATCCAGTGCTTAAAGCTGAACAGGATGCACAAGTTAGTTTCTGAACTATTTCATGTGCAGTTGTAATCCTATATTATTTACGTTATTTgatattcatttctttttcatGTGAATCATCCCAAATCCTGACTCGCAGTTTATTCTGATTTTAGATTGGCACAGGCTCCCGAGGAGATGTGACTATATTGCCGACTCTTGTGATCAACAGCAGACAATATAGAGGtctgaaatattttcttttaaggtGGTCGCTTGAATATCTCAATTTCAGCTAATCATTAGCTTTAATATATTTCATTTGTCTGGTGTAGGGAAGTTGGACAAAGGAGCAGTTCTTAAAGCCATCTGTGCTGGTTTCCAGGAGACCACTGAACCAGCTGTTTGTTTAAGTGATGGTCAGATGTTCTGTCATCACTGTTTCCTTGCTTATTTATCAggaatttggatttgaattcacGCTAACTCTGTCATGCCCAGTTTTGATACTCTACAACTTGCAATTTTCTTTAAATTCATCCATCTCATCCATTGTTTGGCCACCTATTGCTTAGGCATATTTTTGGAATCAGCTAAGTCAGATATTCAGGTCTAATGGTTGGTTTGATTACCAATATATGTTCAAATAGCAAGTCCACTTTGGtgtattaaaatttttttactgACCTTTGAATCTTTAAATTTGTCTTGAGGTTTAATGTCCATACTCTAGAATATCAGGGTAGGTTTAGCTGGGGAATATTGGCCTTGGTTCCATTATACTCAGTACTCACTCCATCCCATTTTGATATTCCTGTCTTTGTTTCCTCTCCGAACCATATGGTTTATGCAGTTTAGAAATTTAGTAATGGAAAATTCACTACATTACCATTGTCATTTATGACCACATTTCAGAATTTAAAACATAAGTGGGAAATGCAGTGACTTTAATGAAGAGACAATGTTGGAAAGGAGCCTGGTCTTCAATGCTTTTAAAACCGACCTtgaaatttgggatttttttaaataagagtcATTGTAGATGGAAGGGAGTATATGTTCTTTTTTGTGCTAAGGTTGCTTGATATAGACTCTTCAGTGAGTTCCTCTTTCTTATGTTTATTTGGTTGGATATCTGCAGGAATAGAAACAAATGAATGCTTGGAAAATAATGGTGGATGCTGGCAGGATAAGGCTGCAAACATTACTGCATGCAAGGTACTTTCATCATATCGACCTATTTATCCTTATGATAATGTATCattaaattcattaaaaaagggGAGGAAAATCTTCTACTTAAAGCTTGTCCATTCTTCATGCACATCCATACAAATGAACTGGTGAAaattttgagtgtttttttAGGGCAATTGACCTTGAATTGTTTAAAGTTGGAGGTGTGTCTGAAAAGAGTTCCCTTaactcctctctttttttcttttctttttttttctttttctttttctttttctttttcttttttttctttttttttttttttttttttttttttttttttttttttttttttttttttttatgagctTTTGGTGATGATCAATATCTGCCAAAGTTTCTGATGAGTTTCTGGTTGGCTTGGGCCCGTGAATCTCCTCATTTTCCAGTTCTCTGATTTTATGTTTGAATTCAGGATACTTTTCGGGGAAGAATATGTGAATGCCCTGTTGTGCAAGGCGTAAAGTTTGTTGGCAATGGTTATACCCATTGTGAAGGTAAACATTAGATCATAGAATATATATTCCATATCTCCACATAATGCTTATGatttttggaacattagatcaGTGAAACTTTGCATTCACTTATTAACCTCTTCCTTTACATTTTTGGGATAGAAGTTTGACTAAGGAGATGGGTATGATGTACCTCATCACATGGACGTACCCATGTTCTCAAGAATTTGATGCCAGGCTATGACACCAACCATGCTGTCAATTAGATTTCCCTTATCCCTTCCATTTGCTAGTGAAATACCTTCCATGTCCAGAcatttttctcctctttcctcCATAAACCCCAGCCTCCTGCCACATTCAACCTTAAGATTTCCTGAGCAACCCTAATACCTTAACCATCAGATAACTGCCGTGATTGTCCTATAACCAGAGCTAATAAGTTTGTGGATAGTGAAGATACAGTGCAGGAAACATATGGGCATATATGTGTTTCTGTAAAAAAGACACATAAAACAACTTGACATAATTTAGCTGTTAAATATATCAACTTATTGAGTaaatgaaaaatatggaaaaatacTGAATAATTCCAAACAACGAGGCAATATTACACATATCTTCAGCCAGACCACAAAAATAGATAATTTCCGTTTCTTTGGAATACGGAAAACCCCAGCAAAACTATACAAATGGGTAAAAACAGGAACAGACCTATCTTATCTTTGAATTCCTTACAAACTAGAGGCCCATAAAATGACTTACCCCTTAGCCTTGGCTGCTTTACCATAATAAGTTGGCTCTATCTGAGTGTtggaaacacttgattctttttttatttgtagaattcttgaatttttcttttcttttcttttttttttatttgtagaaACCCTTGCATTTCTTTCCTTCCTGATTAACCATAAGTGAacctaaaaggggaaaaatatatatatatatatatatactagtaaaaattacacgtgcaaatgcatgtgTGGCCATATGTTGAGGGTGAAAggatttgaaagagagagagagagagagagaggtgtccagctcaaaataaatatataataaatgtTATCCTCAATTCATCTATCAATAATGCATTTTTTATCTCACATTTCTGAATCATGCGCACAATGAGTGAAAGATGAACTAATTCCTGCTCCTGAGGATAGATTATACAAGCCCTTGGGATGGAATGGACTTATCAAGTGGtcaatggtcaaaatttgaTCTAGAGATACTGTACTTCaaataaaaactgaattttttgaAGGAACCCCTGTTACCTTCAAAGCAATTCCAGAATGCATTGCTCTAGAAAACAAGTTATGTGGCTCTATGAAAGAATTTGCCTGAAGCTTCAAGGTTCCACTTGCGCAGAACCTCAGTCCAGCTGTAGATAGGAAATTGACTTTGGACAGCTGCCCCAGAGTTGCCTCCCAAATCACTACCAGTAAGACCTTGTCTAAATTAATCTGCCTGTCTCAATTCTCTGAATCGCAAGTAATCAGAAACAATGGCTTCAGCCGGATTGGGCAGCTTAGGGGAAGTGACTGTAAGTGGTTTTTCAGAGGATTAATTCTAATTAAGCCCTCAATCTCTTAATTAAATCTGACCCTAAACAATTCCTTCACACCCAATTATTTCCTTCTTGGTTTCAGTCTAGCAACTTTGAATGTATGATTACTATAAAGCAAAATTGCTCCTTTTGTGCTAAAAAAATTCTGAAGTAGATAATGGAAAAATGCAGACATGCTTTCCAAGAAATGGGATCGAAATCTTGTTTACTATTTTATCAGATAATAATTGAATTTAGAACATAAATCCTATTATAGCTGCTTTGATGCTGATTTCCGAATCTTGTATTGGCATCTTCTAATTTATTCATGATTCTACAGCTTCAGGAGCTTTACGCTGTGGAATCAACAATGGTGGATGCTGGAAGAACACACGAGATGGCAAGACTTACTCTGCCTGCATAGTAAGTGGTGGCAAACATTCCCTCCTTGCCCCTCTCAAATTATTGTCCAGTTGTCATGGATTGTGTCTGGTTTGTGACTTGTGTTTTTCCAATGGATCATGCAGGAAGACCGTTCAAAGGGTTGCAAGTGTCCACCTGGATTCAAGGGTGATGGAGTTAATACATGTGAAGGTACTTTATTACTGCCCTTACATTTTTCTCTATTAActtcaagaaaatagaaatggctATTAGTTTCTATTGATAAACATTTGGCCTGCTGAGAGAAGCCTGGGTTATGGTTTAATAACCAATCAGCATAGATATTGGACCGCAAGCTAATTGAGTCTCATCATCAAATACTCTTATTGGCATGACGCTGATGGAACTATGAGATGGGCCATTTGGGAATCGC is part of the Macadamia integrifolia cultivar HAES 741 chromosome 9, SCU_Mint_v3, whole genome shotgun sequence genome and encodes:
- the LOC122089217 gene encoding vacuolar-sorting receptor 1-like, giving the protein MREKLGFSIWVLFLLGSCFGKFVVEKNSLRVTSPDSLKGVYECAIGNFGVPQYGGTMVGTVVHPKANQKACKSFDEVDLSFKSKPGGLPIFLLADRGDCYFTLKAWNAQKAGAAAILVTDDKIEPLITMDTPEEEDSRADYLQNINIPSALISKTLGDSIKKAISSGEMININLDWREALPHPDDRVEYEFWTNSNDECGPKCDSQIEFVKNFKGAAQILEKGGYTQFTPHYITWYCPDAFSLSKQCKSQCINHGRYCAPDPEQDFSRGYDGKDVVVQNLRQVCVFKVANESGKPWLWWDYVTDFSIRCPMKEKKYTKECAEKVIKSLGLDLNKIDKCIGDPEADEENPVLKAEQDAQIGTGSRGDVTILPTLVINSRQYRGKLDKGAVLKAICAGFQETTEPAVCLSDGIETNECLENNGGCWQDKAANITACKDTFRGRICECPVVQGVKFVGNGYTHCEASGALRCGINNGGCWKNTRDGKTYSACIEDRSKGCKCPPGFKGDGVNTCEDVDECKEKLACQCPECKCKNTYGSYECSCSGNALYMREHDTCISKEGKASSSWNVFWVIFLGLAAAGVGGYAVYKYRIRRYMDSEIRAIMAQYMPLDNQGETPNHVPHADI